Proteins encoded in a region of the Labeo rohita strain BAU-BD-2019 chromosome 22, IGBB_LRoh.1.0, whole genome shotgun sequence genome:
- the LOC127154167 gene encoding titin-like: MSQSKKIFYAFVWFCLHFERRIGVFGVETNEIKTVMEGNSVTLKTEVQRGDELLWMFGPEETLIARVKKEAGVFKVYDGPDGRFKGRLVLNYYTGSLNITNIRPEHAGRYKLQIISNTQISDKTFTVSVYAHLPIPVITRDSSQCSSSSSGLSVSKCALQCSVFNVSHVTLSWYKRNSLLSNISVSDLSISLSLPLEVEYQDDNNYSCMVSNPISNQTKHLDINERCWPCPAPLPIPVITRDAPTCSSSASHQDCSLLCSVVNVSHVTLSWYKGNNLIFTTRASDLSINLSLHLEVEYQDKNTYSCVVNNSISNQTHPLDITQLCQPCSGRVHCCGFTETVLRLLGSVLVGMATVAVLVYDIRSRRSYQKRRRQTSHADEYDDVASGH, translated from the exons ATGTCTCAGTCAAAGAAAAtcttttatgcatttgtttggTTCTGCCTGCATTTTGAACGCCGAATTG gtgtgtttggtgttgagacaaatgaaataaaaacagtgatggAGGGAAATTCTGTCACTCTAAAAACTGAGGTACAAAGAGGTGATGAACTGCTTTGGATGTTTGGACCTGAAGAGACTCTCATTGCTCGAGTCAAAAAGGAGGCCGGAGTCTTCAAAGTATATGATGGTCCTGATGGGAGATTCAAAGGCAGACTGGTGCTGAACTATTACACAGGATCTCTGAACATCACAAACATCAGACCTGAACACGCTGGACGCTATAAACTACAGATCATAAGTAATACTCAGATCTCAGACAAAACATTCACAGTTTCTGTCTATG CTCATCTTCCCATTCCTGTCATCACTAGAGACTCTTCACAATGTTCCTCATCATCATCAGGCTTATCAGTGTCCAAATGTGCACTGCAGTGTTCAGTCTTCAATGTGAGTCAcgtgactctctcctggtacaaaagaaacagtttattgtccaacatcagtgtgtctgatctcagcatcagtctctctctacctctggaggtggaatatcaggatgaCAACAACTATAGTTGTATGGTGAGCAAccccatcagcaaccagaccaaACATCTGGACATCAATGAACGTTGCTGGCCATGTCCAG CTCCTCTGCCGATTCCTGTCATCACCAGAGATGCTCCAACATGTTCCTCATCAGCCTCACACCAGGATTGTTCATTGCtatgttcagtggtgaatgtgagtcatgtgactctctcctggtacaaaggaaacaatTTAATCTTCACCACCAGAGCATCTGATCTTAGCATCAACCTTTCTTTACATCTGGAGGTGGAATaccaggataaaaacacctataGCTGTGTGGTGAACAAttccatcagcaaccagactcaTCCTCTGGACATCACTCAACTCTGTCAGCCATGTTCAG GCCGTGTCCACTGTTGTGGTTTTACTGAGACTGTGCTCCGATTACTTGGCTCTGTTCTGGTGGGCATGGCTACTGTTGCCGTGCTGGTTTATGACATCAGATCAAGAAGATCTTATCAGAAGAGGAGAAGGCAGACATCGCATGCAGACGAATATGATGATGTTGCATCAGGTCACTAG